In Phyllopteryx taeniolatus isolate TA_2022b chromosome 1, UOR_Ptae_1.2, whole genome shotgun sequence, the following proteins share a genomic window:
- the LOC133480603 gene encoding rhodopsin — protein sequence MNGTEGPYFYIPMVNTTGVVRSPYDYPQYYLVNPAAYAALGAYMFFLILLGFPINFLTLYVTIQHKKLRTPLNYILLNLAVANLFMVFGGFTTTMYTSMHGYFVLGRLGCNLEGFFATLGGEIALWSLVVLAIERWVVVCKPISNFRFGENHAIMGLAFTWIMASACAVPPLVGWSRYIPEGMQCSCGVDYYTRAEGFNNESFVVYMFVCHFLTPLTIVFFCYGRLLCAVKEAAAAQQESETTQRAEREVTRMVVLMVIAFLVCWLPYASVAWWIFTHQGAEFGPVFMTFPAFFAKSSAIYNPMIYICMNKQFRHCMITTLCCGKNPFEEEEGASTTASKTEASSVSSSSVSPA from the coding sequence ATGAACGGCACAGAGGGACCTTATTTTTATATTCCCATGGTTAACACCACCGGTGTTGTCCGGAGTCCTTATGATTACCCTCAGTACTACCTTGTCAACCCAGCAGCCTACGCCGCTCTGGGTGCCTACATGTTCTTTCTCATCCTGCTTGGCTTCCCCATCAACTTCCTCACTCTCTACGTCACCATCCAACACAAGAAGCTGCGGACCCCACTAAACTACATCCTGCTGAATCTGGCGGTGGCTAACCTCTTCATGGTGTTCGGAGGATTCACCACAACCATGTACACCTCCATGCACGGCTACTTTGTCCTCGGACGTCTGGGCTGCAATCTGGAAGGATTCTTTGCTACCCTCGGTGGTGAAATCGCCCTCTGGTCCCTGGTGGTCCTGGCAATTGAGAGGTGGGTGGTCGTCTGCAAGCCCATCAGCAACTTCCGTTTCGGAGAGAACCACGCAATCATGGGTTTGGCCTTCACCTGGATAATGGCTTCTGCTTGCGCTGTGCCTCCCCTTGTCGGCTGGTCCCGTTACATCCCCGAGGGCATGCAGTGCTCATGCGGAGTTGACTACTACACACGAGCTGAGGGTTTCAACAACGAGTCCTTTGTGGTCTACATGTTCGTCTGCCACTTCCTCACTCCGCTGACCATCGTGTTCTTCTGCTACGGCCGTCTGCTCTGCGCTGTCAAGGAGGCTGCCGCCGCTCAGCAGGAGTCTGAGACCACCCAGAGGGCTGAGAGGGAAGTCACCCGCATGGTTGTGCTCATGGTCATCGCTTTCCTGGTGTGTTGGTTGCCCTATGCGAGTGTAGCCTGGTGGATCTTCACACACCAGGGTGCTGAGTTTGGACCAGTCTTCATGAccttcccagctttttttgccAAGAGCTCCGCCATCTACAACCCGATGATCTACATCTGCATGAACAAGCAGTTTCGCCACTGCATGATCACCACCCTGTGCTGCGGGAAGAATCCctttgaagaagaagagggcGCTTCCACTACAGCCTCCAAAACCGAGGCCTCCTCTGTTTCCTCCAGCTCCGTCTCCCCTGCGTAA